GGCAGCGGACAGGCGGCGTTGACCATGCCCGTCATGGCGCCGCTGAGTGATCTGCTCGGCGTCACCCGGCAGACCGCGGTTTTAGCCTTTCAATTCGGCGACGGATTCAGCAACATGATTATTCCCACGTCCGGCGTTACCATGGCAGTTTTGGGCATGGGAAAAATCCCCTGGGATCGCTGGGCAAAATGGCTGCTGCCGCTGGAAATCATTTTTTTCGTCATCGGCATGCTGCTGCTCATTCCGCCGATTTTGATGAAATGGGGGCCTTTTTGATCGAAGGATGCAAAAAAATATTTACTGGACACAGATAAACGCGGATTTTGCGGTAATTAAAATTGGAAAAAGATCAATAAAAATCAAGCTAACAAAAATTAAATGAGCCAACAGCGAAAGGCGAACAGCGGGAGGCGAAACGCCAAAAGCCAACAGCCAAAAGCAACCCCCAAAAAACTCTACTCCATCACCCTTCTCAATTCCGCTAACACTTCTTTTACCAACACCTCCAGCGGCTTTTTCACCTGAGCGCCGGCTGCGAAATGATGACCTCCGCCGCCAAATTTTTGCGCGATCTGGTTGATGACGATTTTCCCCTTGGAGCGCAGGCTGATTTTTATGTCCGCGTCGTCGATTTCCGTGAACATCAGACTCACTTCCACGCCCTCAATGGTGCGAGGGATTTCAGGGAATCCTTCCGTGTCCCAGACAGAAGCGTTGTGTTTCTCGAACATTTCCTTTGTCAACACAAACCACGCTAATTTGCCATCGCATTCATAGTGCAAATTGAGCAAAGCGTCGGCCATCAGCGCCATTTTGGTGCGGCTGTTTTGTTCGTAAACCAGGCTGTAAATTTCTTTGGTATCAATGGAATGCTCTAACAATTTGGAAGCGACAAAATGGGTGCGGGAAGTCGTATTTGAGAAACGAAACGATCCGGTGTCTGTCAAAATGCACGTGTAAAGCGCCAAAGCCGCGCGCAGCGTTAAGGGAAATTGAACGCGCTCGAAAAATTCGTACAACAACTCGCCGGTGGAAGACGATTCCTCGCAAATCAAATCTACGTCCGCAAACTGATAATTGATGTGATGATGATCGATGCAGATGGTAGGCGCCTGGGTTTCGCGGAAAATTTCTCCGATCTCTTTTAATCGTCCCCAATCGCTGATGTCCAAAATAATGAAAACATCGGCATTTTGCAGCAATTCCGCATGCTTTTCTTTATTAAAATGAATAAATTCCCCATTCTCATCCAGAAACGCGTAATTTGTCGGCGTATTTGAAATATTAACAATGTGAACAGTTTTCTTCAAATAGCGCAAATATTCCGCCATCGCAACTTCAGAACCCAGCGCGTCTCCGTCGGGATTCAAATGGGTGGTCAATATGAATTTTTTATTCTCCCGAATAATTTTTTCAATTTGGTTGATTTTCTTCGTCTCAATCATCGATTCAGTCCTCAATTAATAATCGACCATAACCAATATTTTCCCCTTCATCGAGCGCCTTGACGACTAAAGAATGAATCTTTTCATGAGCTTGCAAAAGCGGAATTTCAAAAATCTCCCGGCGAGAATCGCTCACGCCGTCCTGCGGATTGACCCACTGCCATTGCTCCGCATTCAATGAAATGTAAACTTCGCGGATGGCGCTCATGTCGTCTGTCACCGTAAAATAAAGTCGCAACTGTTTGCCCTTGTCTTTTTCCAAACGAATATTTTTCACCAGCGGCGGCAAGTGGTCCACGACGAACCAATCGCTCACACGCGCAGTTTGTCTGGCTAAATTGATCGGGTTTTGCTTTTTGTCGCTGGCAATCAGCTTTATTTGATATTTTCCGTCGGGAACAGTTCGGCTGTCCCAGACAAATGATTTTCGCGTCAGTTCTTTTTTGATTGACCAAAACGACTTCTCTTTTTCGCGACGAATTTGAATTTGAAAAATCAATTGATCATGATTGGGGTCGTCCGCTTTCCAGGATAATTTGAAGTATCCGTTTCTTTTGGCTGCCATTGCGCCGGCGGTCGGCATCGGCGCTTTGCCTAAGGCGCCGTCCAGATCATCGAGCGCGCTCAAAT
This genomic stretch from Calditrichota bacterium harbors:
- a CDS encoding YfcC family protein, whose protein sequence is GSGQAALTMPVMAPLSDLLGVTRQTAVLAFQFGDGFSNMIIPTSGVTMAVLGMGKIPWDRWAKWLLPLEIIFFVIGMLLLIPPILMKWGPF
- a CDS encoding bifunctional oligoribonuclease/PAP phosphatase NrnA, encoding MIETKKINQIEKIIRENKKFILTTHLNPDGDALGSEVAMAEYLRYLKKTVHIVNISNTPTNYAFLDENGEFIHFNKEKHAELLQNADVFIILDISDWGRLKEIGEIFRETQAPTICIDHHHINYQFADVDLICEESSSTGELLYEFFERVQFPLTLRAALALYTCILTDTGSFRFSNTTSRTHFVASKLLEHSIDTKEIYSLVYEQNSRTKMALMADALLNLHYECDGKLAWFVLTKEMFEKHNASVWDTEGFPEIPRTIEGVEVSLMFTEIDDADIKISLRSKGKIVINQIAQKFGGGGHHFAAGAQVKKPLEVLVKEVLAELRRVME